DNA sequence from the Epinephelus fuscoguttatus linkage group LG2, E.fuscoguttatus.final_Chr_v1 genome:
GCTGCTTAAAGTAGATTATTCAAATCATCTGCACTCAGCTGAATCGACTCGTGTCAGGAGATAAAACATGTTTGCTGCTTATTTGTAGccttgtttttaaaagtctgaaGCCTGGATCATCTTTAAAACAACCTTCACCACTTCTCCAAGAATGGATTGTTAGATTAATGAAGACGTTTTTCTCGCCTATCCTATCAAGCAGAACCCAGTTTAGTTCTAGCTTTGTGTTAAAATCAGCATGTTTTTTCTAATTACCTCTGaattttggttttatttctccAGATTTTGATATGCATCTCTGATATGTTTGCAGCTACTTCAATATAGTTAAGGTGAACAGAATTTCATTTGTGATGCCCAAAGCACTGAAATCTGACATCAGAAAAGATTCAACAGCAACATTGTGTTTTGTAAAACATGTCCCTGTCATGCTGGATAATCCATAGAACTCTCTCAACACTTTGCACATGGACTTATCATATTTCCACAGTAACAGTTCGGCAGCAATAACCTCAGAGACGAATATCATAAAACCTGGAAAAATTAAACCAAACGTTTCTGCATGACAAGTAACCACGAAAGGTGAAtgagaaatgttttcagaatccGAGTGACTTGGTcctttaaagttaaattaaagttaaactGCATCACCTATCCTATAACATTGATGGATTGGCTTCAGTTCAGAACTGAAGAGGCCTTTTGGATGAGAGGCTGAATGTCTCAAGCaggtccagttgcctacgatagaGCACTTAAGACTGTCAGATTTTGATACTTTTTCAAAGTATGGTTTCAGTTCTCCTTGACACCTTTATATTACATGCATGTCTGACAGCAGGGTGGCAGCCCCACAAACCTTCTCAGTGCATTACCAGCCATGATGTAAATGTTTACATTAATAAAGataacatttaattttaatgaactgattcagcATCCCACCTGTAAGTATGTAGGCTATGTGTGCTCACGATCTGTTGTTCTTTAAGGGGCAGACGTGCCAGTTACCTCCGCAGCCTTGTGCTACATTCATGTGAGGTTGGAATAATCTGAAAAACTTGTCCCTGATCAAATGTCATGGCTCACCTGATCTGtttcctttgctttttgttATCACTGTAGTTTAACCGCTCTCAGTAATAAAACCCATCTTCCTCATAGCGTtgatgttgtttccacattacagCTTAAAACTCATCAACAAACAGAAGCTGACAGAACGACCATCCGTGGAGCATCTGAATGCACCATTGGCATTGGCTGGCATAGTCTCAACTCAGCTACAACTTAATCTGTCTTGATGTGTTTACTCAGTGTCATCGCTGTGCTACAATACAACACCATACGGATTACGACTCAGATGGTTGGTCGGCTGACCTGGTACATATCAGACACtaaaaagatttgtttaaaGAGATTTGTTCGTTCATTTCTGTCCATCACTAGTCCAACTCCCCAACATCTGTAAAATTGGTGAAGTTTTCCCGTAAATATGAAAAATTTTAGACGACACACATCTAAATCAGACTCTGACTCTCtgctgtagttttttttaactgtattttgccACACATGTTTTAGTATATGTACGTATTTCCACACCATCAAAATAGCATGGAAAATCTATTAGTCATTTAGCTGTTGATCTGGTCGTCCATCATATTCTACCACTTATTAAATTTTAAAACAAGACAGGACacagtcaattaatcaattcagtcaattttatttataaagcccaatatcacaaatcacaatttgcctcacagggcttacGACATCcctacgacatccctctgtccttaggaccctcgcagcggataaggaaaaactccccccaaaaaaaacctttaacggggaaaaaaaaaacgatagaaacctcaggaagagcaactgaggagggatccctcttccaggacggacagacgtgcaatagatgtcgtacagaacagatcaacataatacattaacagtaatccagTCTGTGCAACTGAAGCAGTTCTAATTTACCCATGGTTCATACTGCTCATCTTAGCTACTGTTGTTTAATGTTTGTTGCTAATATTAAATGCACCTCTCAGTTTTACCAATTAAATGAGCCTCAAAGTTAAACTTTTAAGGTCATGTCAGTTTCagcatatttttttgtctttggtcAAATATGACTCGCTTCAAAGGTCAACTAGATGACAGTCACAAATTACGATGGGAGCATTTCcttaattttatttccttttttcagtTGATGGTTTATAACCAGACAATGAGTCATTTTATTTCCTGCGTATacacagtgcaacacagtgTATGGAAGAAATGGTGCAAGGAATCTCGTCTTTTTTAAGAAACTGCAATTCCAGCAGAGGATATACAGAGgatttactgtatgtttacagTAGGTGTAAGTCAGAGGTTACAACACAAACATCTTGCAGTACTGTGTTTGTGCAACAGGATGAAACAGAACTTATTTGATCATATCAGGAGGTCAGAAGCTCTTGTTGTTTTATGTGGTTCAGCTCTATGATCTGGCATTGTGTTACTCAAATGAATCTCAGTGATATTAGGCAGACTGTTTCTTTTCCCAAATACCTGAAGGAGTGCAGTGTCCCACTTCAAACTTCTGCAGACCTGATGAAAATCATCTCTGCTTGCGTCACATCTTGTTAACGCGACTGAAACTCCCCCTAGATCATTTTTACAACACTGTGTCTCTCTAAGCATCCTGTGATGCTCAGACAAGACTCCAGACTAAAGGTCAGTGTCTGGGCTACAAAATGTATCTCTTCTTTCCTATGCCTGGGTATTTTCATTCGTTAACTTTTCtaaagcattttttttgtttgattatttGTAACTTTGATTGATTTTTGGGATCATATCTGTTCTCAACATTAACAATATGCTGCTGTTATTTTGGCCataaacttttaattttgtAATAGTGTCTTTCCACTCCAAATCATTCAGTTTGCCCACTCTATGGGGAACTTTCTGACCTTAGCCCTAAAGATGTATTATACAGCTTGAAAGAGCTCAAACTAGGCTGTAAATGcagtagagagacagagatcattttgaaattggtgcaatatgaccagagaaaaagaggaagagagctgaggtatttgcttttgctcaagaggaagaagacttacatctaccagaatgcactgcgccacatcggaccaataaatgctcctgaTGTAATGCAGTTCAGCCCATGATTTTTCTGCAGGAAATAATATTTGTAGCCTACATGTATACTGTCCCCTGGCATTTCcatttgcttgttttattgtgacacactggaaacaatatggtggctgGCTGATTACAACAGAtcttaaattacagttaaaacGTACGCTGAAATATATATAACAGACtcttggttcatattttgtcagcactgcttagttttactgtttgatctcagttttttcagcctcagtttttacaaaaacaggaaacagtatagTGACCACCTtcttgttcacaaattctcatgtTACAtccaaacagtgcactgaaatatgtttctggagaCAGTTTAGTTCTGAAATATGcactacagtaacagaatcttggttgtCTGCCTACTTTTACAGTTTAAtcagagtttggtctgagtttaagagagagaaagaaagtctGTTGTGGCAGGAAGAGAAAAAGTGGTTAAAAATGGAcaatattcctttaaatgaaATAGTCAGTGTTTTGGCTGATAcgcttttttattttcttgccaagagtttgCTGAGTTTACTTACAGCCAGCACTGTCCCCTTGTAGTGACCATGAGGTTTCCAAGCAACCAACACAAACTTCAGGAAGTCATTGTTGCTAGCCAACAGTACTAAGGCTTCTTTGCACATGATGACATTTATTGGTGCACTGTCCGGATGGACGGCAGGCAACTGGAGGCAACGACTACGAACACTGCAAAGAGCTGTTTACGGCTGTTCCAATTGATCACACTGAGAAAAACACTAAGTACTTTGAGTCCCAGACAGTAGGATGTAGATGGCTGCgactcaggaggtagagcgggttgtccaccaatTGGAAGACCGGCGTttcaatccccggctcctccagtctgcatgtggaAATACTCTTAAGtaacactgaaccccaaattgctccaaaTGGCtattccattggtgtgtgagtgcgaATGAATGGTTACAGAGTAGCAGGCTGTACCTTGTGAATGGGTGAGTGTGACTCAtggtgtaaaaagcgctttgagtggtcagaataCCAGAAATGTGCCATGCAAGTGccgtccatttaccatttaaagGGTAGAAGTAAAAAAGTCACTGAGAAACAGCAACAGATGTGGATCCAGAACCTCCGTCTTAAGTCTGAAGTAGCAGAGTCAACTTATTtcaagtgtaaaagttaaagagTTGTGTTGAACACTTCTCGAGTTGGATGCAATTACAATGTGCTGTGACAGCTTCTCTTTGTCTGTAACCACAACCCATTTTTAATGGTGTTTCACCAGATCTCTGGGGACAGTTGACCTAGTAGGTAGAAAATTAGGTaaggttagctaatgttagcaagtaACGTTAGCGTTACAGCGGTGCATCCATGTACAGAGTCAACATATAAAAGACAGTTATACTCAAGCACATTTATTCAACTCCCTTGTAGGCTTTCATCAGCTTGCCATGCAACGTCAGTAACATCAGGAGGTCTGGACTTTAAAGGACGAGGTATGGATCACATCCAACATCTTATCTTACtgtataatgacgaaaactctgactatgtgtgtgtgtctgttccacgtttttctcctcactgacttggtcaatacatgtgaaatttggcacagtggtagagggtcataggaggatgtgaatgaagcaatattacatcagttggccaaaggggggcgctatagcaaccgattgaaattgcaaactttgaatgggcatatctcatgccccgtatgtcgtagagacatgaaactttgcacagagatgcctctcctcatgaggaacaaatttgcctcaagaacccataacttccgcttatatagattttccaccattttgaattttttgaaaaacacttaaaatcgatctcttcctaggaagtttgaccaatctgcatgaaactcggtgaacattatctagggaccaatatctaaagttccctcttggcaaaagttggaaaacaaactaaaactgagcttctataaggcaatgaatattgcggagggcgtggctcatcacataaaggtgtataacatctcaagggtttcacccatcaccacacaactttgtaggcatatgaccacacataatctgagtggacccctccattattgaccccatcaaacaaaatgggggcgctagagagctaatttcttatctaggcataaccaccatatcgatttttactaaacttggtagatatgtagaacaggacgcctcaaggtgactggagaaatgtaactctaattggcaactgggtggtgctataacaacagaaaaatgcttaaaaatggctaaaatgcgactgatcactgtggctccccctgtggccgaatgttgttggttttttttctaatttttggtgtgactaagtcatggtatggtatgctgtacataatcacggaaactgtcagtgtgtcattctgtctgtcccacgtttttctactcccTGACGTGGTCAaactatgtgaaactgcacataggcattgaggactggcataggtagaagctgccaatgggtatggactagtaagtTTAAATTTTCTGACGATACCTGCTGCCTTCAGGTTCATCCAACCCTTTTATGTAGTCACGTTTCTCTACATCTTGTTAATGCAGTATATGAatttatcacttcctgccctccatctgaattttgTGCACTACAGTAGTCACAAGCTAATAGCCAGATCAAGGCTAGCTGTATCCTCCTGTTTACAGTCCtcatgctatgctaagctaactctGTCCTGatggtagcttcatatttaatgtaTAAGCAGGTGCTCTCAGCGAAttagtgtatttcccaaaatgacaAACTATTAATTTAAGTGTACATCTATTGAGGTtagaagtggaaaaaaaacactgatttgcttTAATCTTCCAAAGTaattttaaattcagatttaatttaaaccacaaagcaaaaacaatcTCACAGTAGGGTCCTGGGGGATTCAAATGCACATGCCAGactaaatacaaaaatgttatCGTAATGACAGACAGTCATGATGTAAAATGGATCTCAGTGTCACTATTTTTACACCCAGCAAAACCCACATACAAGTGATTTCATTGACCTCTGAATAGCAGAAATATCTACAACCATTTAAACTCTACCTGTGTTACCTCTGTGTAATAATGCTCATATCAACCTTTACCAGACTGATGCCTTTCATCAGATATAAGCGGTCCTTTCAGCCACAGAGCACAGTGTGTTCTGTACACTCTGTGCCATATGTTTGCTCTCGTACACACACACGACAGGATTTGATCAAAGCTCTGCGTTACATGGAAACTAGAGGGGGAGCAACACTTTTCTTCGGGTCTGTGAAGTGACAGGATGCACAAGGATGGCTCAGCCCTCTGGACAAGGAGCTTTGTATTAAAACCTTTGACCTGTCCTTCCCCCTCTGCTCATTGTCGTACCACTTACATAACTGTCACTTTCGTTGCTTGTACTGCACATTAGCAACCTTAAGTGCCACTTGTTCTGCGTGAAAAACAAATAAGTTGGACCATAGTCAACTGTAAGAGGATTCAGTTTATCTGAGAGATATATACACAGGAAATTATGATAATAAGAGACTGCATACATCATTACAAGTGTTACATaatgcacagacacactgcaATATACATGAGAGGCAATGAAGGGTACTCAACATTGCATTTCAGAAAATGTTCCTTAAACTATTTAAGCTGAAACTTAGAGATACACATCCACCGTGATCCATCTGCTACATCATTTCAAACTTTAATTAGCTTTGTTTCATAGTTCGGTGTTCTTCAGTGGGATTTGTTAATTAGCGTCCTCTTCATGTTGCTCCCCCCACTCAAACTTTAAAATACAGTCCTCCATCTTGGACTTGAAGACTCTTGAGAAATATTGATTCATCTCCTCTGTGAACATGTTCTTCCAGTCTCCAATCTTACCTGAAGTGTAGGAAGGGAACAGGGTGAGATTTATATAGATATTTAATTAAAGTGTGCATTTTTgttcctcacagctgatcaTAGTTTTAAACATAGGCCTGTTGACTCCTTTCTTTACAGATGTTACggatgttaaaggtccagtgtgtaggatttagggggatatactggcagaaatggcaAATACTATAGTAAGTAGTGGTTtcctttagtgtttaatcacctggaaataagaactgtgtttttgttaccttagaattaGCTTTTAATTTCTACTTAGGGAGCAAGTCTTCACCCATGGAGTACACATGTTGCCctgctatgtttctacagtagcccagagtggacaaacaaaacactggctgtcgatagggccatttgcgttttttgCATCAGCTGCTGTCGTTAGCAGCCCCTTCATGACCAGCtgaacagcaacagaaaaacattattttttaatgtgaaactgttttattcagtatttttaccggtttaaatcagcgggtccatttgttttgaggaggaagagacctcaGTGGAAAGTTCGGCTGCCATtacaaacctcctgaacgtctggatcttaagttaaccgaggaaaaaagtgagcacacattagcatgtgcCGGGTCACTGATTTGAAAccgctttattcagtgtttttaccagtttaaatcagctagtctgtttgttctggaggggaagagacctctgtggataatttggtaAAAACAtcttgaacaatgaacactaaaggaatctTTCTTCTGGGAGTTCATGCTAGGCACATGGgggaagttttagctggttgcaatttgcaatcctcactACTAGATGTTATTAAATCCTACACCCTGTTCCTTTTAGAAACCTCAAATAAATTGTTGTACATTCATGGAAATATGCTGACTTCCAACTACTCTTTTATCTAACTTTTGTTGACTCAACTGAAGGATTCTTAGAGGCCCAAAGAGATTAAATAATACAgtatttacaagaaaaactaaagtCTATGTAACATAATATATTATTTAATCTCCTTAATTATTTTATGACCCCTcaaattcatcttttttttttttttgggtcacATATTACTGACACAATCAGTCAACTACACTTGATTCATCAGCATATGACAAAGCAGAGCCCCACCTTTTCTCATGAAGGAGCCCTTGCTGTGGTCCATTATGTCCTCAGTCACCAGGGTGTAGTTGACCATCTTGTTGTCTTTCATGCTGCTGAAGCTGCAGTGTTTCACACAGCTGTTGATCTCGTCCTCCAGCAGGGAACTCTGTAGATAAGCGCTCACCCTCTTTATGGCGCCATGTAGGTCCTGACAGCAGGAAGGAGAAGATGATATTATTAAAAATAGATTATCAAAACAGAAACTTATTAGAAAATAAAGTTAGTATTGCAAAAGTTCACTGACTGTTGTAAGCAGTGTGCCATGGCTTCCTTAAAATAAGGGATTATTATAACCTCTGATGTAAGATGTAAGGTCACGTTCGGAAGGCATGTTTGAGGAAGTGAGTTCAGTGTAAACATCATTCTGACATAGTGAATTTCCCTGACCCTGGGGAACAAGGTCAGTACGTATCTTAAAAGAAATTGTACACATAGTTGTCCATTTAAAAACATGAGCTAATGGACATTTAGCGTGATGAGAGTGATATGTTAATCCTCTTTTACCAATGACATTTCTTCATAGGTGATGTGAAGCATATCGTTCATAGCTGCTGTCTGACTGGTCCAGCCTTTAATGTGGTCAAACCAGCAGCCATAGAACACTGAAACAAAGAGAAGTACCACATAAACATATTGTTCCTAGGGAGTAAAATCACCACATCCttacaaaaaataacataaatatatCTTTTCGTCCTGACATCAACTTACGTGTGCCCTCCaggaaatgatttaaaaactCTGGAAATGAGCCAGG
Encoded proteins:
- the sult5a1 gene encoding sulfotransferase family 5A, member 1 isoform X1, with the protein product MARLDVIEKFHGISFPGHLHTQDSLQRALKFPFEDTDIVIVSYPKSGTTWMQEIVTLISNRGNPHLSQTVPNWARAPWLEHYYFTEVMEASPTRPGIITTHMPHHLLGPALQGSKAKIIYVSRNPKDVVVSFYHFHKMANFLPEPGSFPEFLNHFLEGTLFYGCWFDHIKGWTSQTAAMNDMLHITYEEMSLDLHGAIKRVSAYLQSSLLEDEINSCVKHCSFSSMKDNKMVNYTLVTEDIMDHSKGSFMRKGKIGDWKNMFTEEMNQYFSRVFKSKMEDCILKFEWGEQHEEDAN
- the sult5a1 gene encoding sulfotransferase family 5A, member 1 isoform X2, which translates into the protein MQEIVTLISNRGNPHLSQTVPNWARAPWLEHYYFTEVMEASPTRPGIITTHMPHHLLGPALQGSKAKIIYVSRNPKDVVVSFYHFHKMANFLPEPGSFPEFLNHFLEGTLFYGCWFDHIKGWTSQTAAMNDMLHITYEEMSLDLHGAIKRVSAYLQSSLLEDEINSCVKHCSFSSMKDNKMVNYTLVTEDIMDHSKGSFMRKGKIGDWKNMFTEEMNQYFSRVFKSKMEDCILKFEWGEQHEEDAN